One segment of Salvelinus fontinalis isolate EN_2023a chromosome 12, ASM2944872v1, whole genome shotgun sequence DNA contains the following:
- the LOC129867384 gene encoding PDZK1-interacting protein 1-like, translated as MGRDPTVVIWLMLTWGVVTAQIDKVERALPQWLTGIIAVAVFLFLIFVAFLVNKAWCQDSRPDTKECECGKTPGYAKTNGDHYDTSLDMFRSRDHEGAYENMDLEGIEDKVTVM; from the exons ATGGGGAGAGATCCTACTGTGGTTATATGGCTGATGCTGACTTGGGGAGTAGTCACAGCTCAAATAG ATAAGGTGGAGCGGGCACTGCCACAGTGGCTGACGGGCATCATAGCTGTGGCCGTGTTTCTCTTCCTCATCTTCGTGGCGTTTCTGGTCAACAAGGCCTGGTGTCAGGACTCGAG GCCAGACACCAAAGAATGTGAGTGTGGGAAGACCCCTGGGTATGCCAAGACCAATGGAGACCACTATGATACCAGCCTGGACATGTTCAG GAGCAGAGATCACGAGGGTGCATATGAGAACATGGACCTCGAAGGTATTGAGGACAAAGTCACTGTCATGTGA